ATGAAGGCGCAATCATTGCCATGAAAGAATTTGGCGCATCAGCACCATTTACCGTTCTGATGCGCGAATTTGGCTTTACCGTTGAGAACGTCATCGCCACGGCCAAGTCGCTGCTATCCCAAACCTGACCGGGCAGAGCCTCACCCAAGTCTCACGCTTTACTTCACACAGATGCAGTCAAATTGAAGCCTGAATGGCTTTTACCTATGGGAGTAGTACCTATGAATCCTCTCCGGGCACTCCACGAACAGGGACAGTCTCCCTGGCTCGACTACATCCGGCGCAGCCTGTTCACCAGCGGTGAACTCCAGCGGCTCATTGATGAGGATGGGCTGATGGGCGTCACGTCCAACCCGGCCATCTTTGAGAAAGCCATCACCGGCAGCCAGGATTACACCGCCGCTCTGGCGGCGCTGGAAACCGAACATCTCGACGCCATGGCTTTGTATGAACGGCTGGCCATCGAGGACATCCAGCAGGCCGCCGACCTTCTCAAACCGGTGTATGAGCAAACGCAGGGGCGGGATGGCTACGTCAGCCTCGAAGTTTCCCCCTACCTCGCCAAGGACACGGACGGCACGGTCACTGAAGCCCGCCGGCTGTGGCAGGCCGTGCAGCGTCCGAACCTCATGATCAAGGTGCCGGCGACCCCGGAGGGGATTCCGGCTATCCAGACGCTGATTGGCGAAGGCATCAACGTCAATGTCACCCTGCTCTTTTCGCAGGAAGCTTACCGCCAGGTGGCCGAAGCCTACCTCGCCGGTCTCGAAGCCCTGGCGGCCGCCGGCGGCGACCTCCGGCGGGTCGCCAGCGTTGCCAGCTTTTTCGTCAGCCGCATTGACTCGCTGGTGGACGCCAGACTGGAAGCCAAACTCAAGGCCGGTGAAGGCGACCGGGCGCTGCTCGAAAGCCTCCGGGGCAAGGTGGCCATCGCCAATGCCAAGCTGGCCTATCAGGCTTACAAAAAGCTGTTTGCCGGTGAACGCTGGGAACGACTGGCCGCAGCCGGCGCGCGCACGCAGCGCCTGCTGTGGGCGAGTACCGGTACGAAAAACCCGCAGTACAGCGACGTGCTCTACGTCGAGGAACTCATCGGGCCCGACACGGTCAACACCATTCCACCGGCCACCTGGGAAGCCTTCCGCGACCACGGGCGGGTGCGTCCGACGCTCGAAAGCGACCTCGACGCCGCGCACGACACACTGGAAACGCTTGCCAGGGTCGGCATTTCCCTCACCGAAGTCACCGATACCCTGCTCGTCGAAGCCGTCCGGCTCTTTGCCGAACCCTTTGACAAGCTCCTCAACTCGCTCGACAAAAAGTGCAAGGCCGTCAACTGGACGCGCCTCAACGCGCAGGAACTGCACCTTTCGGCCGAACACCGCCGGCTGGTGGAGGCCGAACTCGACGACTGGAAAATCAACGGCAAGGTGCGGCGGCTCTGGATGCGGGATGCCAGCCTCTGGACCCGGAGTGACGAAAGCCAGTGGCTCGGCTGGCTGGGGCTGGTCGAAGACCAGATGGCCAACCTGCCAACGCTGATGGCCGCCGCAGCCGACATCCGGCAGCACTTCCGGCACGTGGTGGTGCTGGGCATGGGTGGCTCCAGCCTCTGCCCGGAGGTGCTGCGGATGACCTTTGGCATCCTGCCGGAAGCGCCGGTGCTTCACGTTCTCGACTCCACCGACCCGGCGCAGATTGCCGAACTCGAAGCCCGGCTCGACCTGGAGCAGACAGCCTTCATCGTCGCCAGCAAGTCCGGCAGCACGCTCGAACCCAACATCTTCAAGCAGTACTTCTTTGAACGGATGAAGCAGGTCGTCGGGCCGGAGCGCGTCGGACAACACTTCATTGCCATTACCGACCCCGGCTCGAAGCTCGAAGGCATCGCCCGGGCCGATGGTTTCCGCTACATCTTCGCCGGCGTGCCCAGCGTTGGCGGGCGGTACTCGGCGCTTTCCAACTTCGGCATGGTGCCGGCGGCCATGATGGGCATCCCTGTCGGCGAGTTTCTCGACCTGGCCGATGATATGGTCAACGCCTGCTCGTACTGTGTCCCGATTGCCGAAAATCCGGGCGTCGTTCTGGGTTGCGCGCTGGGCATACTGGCCAAAGCCGGACGGGACAAGCTGACCTTCATCACCTCGCCCAAGCTCTGGGACCTGGGGGCCTGGCTGGAACAGCTCATTGCCGAATCCACGGGCAAGCAGGGGAAAGCCATCCTTCCGGTGGAGGGTGAGTTCCCCAGCGACATTTCGGTGTACGGCGACGACCGCATCTTTGCCTACCTGCGCCTTGACGACGACGACAACGACGCGACCGATGCCGCCGTGGCCGCCTTCAAGGACGCCGGCTATCCGGTCATCGTCAACCGGCTGGCGACGGAAATGACCCTGGGGCAGGAATTTTTCCGCTGGGAAATCGCCACGGCCGTGGCGGGGGCCGTTCTGGGCATCAATCCCTTCGATCAGCCCGATGTCGAAGCCAGCAAGGTGGCGACCCGTGAGCTGACGGCCGCTTACGAGCGCACCGGCGCCTTCCCGGATGAAACACCGCTGTTTGAGGCGGATGGCCTCCGGCTGTTCACCGACCCGGCCAACGCGGCCGCGCTCGGCGCGCACGACAGTCTGGCCGGCTATCTTCGCGCCCATCTGGGGCGAATCCAGCCGGGCGACTACTTTGCCCTGCTGGCCTACCTGGAGATGAACGCCCTCAACAAGGCGCACCTGCAGGCCATTCGGCATGCCGTCCGGGAGGAACGCCGGGTAGCCACCTGCCTGGGCTTCGGCCCGCGTTTCCTGCACTCGACCGGGCAGGCGTACAAGGGCGGCCCCAACACGGGCGTCTTTCTCCAGCTTACCTGCGACGACGCCTATGACCTGCCCGTGCCAGGGCAGGGCTACACCTTTGGCATCGTCAAGGCGGCGCAGGCGCGAGGCGACTTCCAGGTGTTGGCCGAGCGGCAGCGGCGGGTGCTGCGGGTTCACCTCGGCAGGGATGTCGCGGCCGACCTGGTGAAACTGCGGGAGGCCATCGCCCAGGCACTGGCGCACTGACCACCTGGCGACCTGTGCCGCCGCACCAGTACAGGCTCACCTGTACTGGCTCACCTGGCGGCGGCTTCTGTTGTTTGACCGTATTCATTCAAGGAGCGAGGCACGAACGTTATGGCGGAAGGATTGGCCGACATTGGCATGATTGGGCTGGCCGTGATGGGCAGCAACCTGGCACAGAATATCGAGCGCAACGGCTTTACGGTGGCAGTCTGGAACCGCGATCCAAAGCGCGTGGACGAGTTTATGGCGACCGTCGGCGCCGGCCGGAAGTTCGTCGGTGCGCACACCCCGGAAGACTTTGTGAAGTCCCTGGCCCGCCCCCGCAAGGTCATCCTGCTGGTCAAGGCCGGCGAGGCTAC
This window of the Chloracidobacterium sp. N genome carries:
- a CDS encoding bifunctional transaldolase/phosoglucose isomerase; the protein is MNPLRALHEQGQSPWLDYIRRSLFTSGELQRLIDEDGLMGVTSNPAIFEKAITGSQDYTAALAALETEHLDAMALYERLAIEDIQQAADLLKPVYEQTQGRDGYVSLEVSPYLAKDTDGTVTEARRLWQAVQRPNLMIKVPATPEGIPAIQTLIGEGINVNVTLLFSQEAYRQVAEAYLAGLEALAAAGGDLRRVASVASFFVSRIDSLVDARLEAKLKAGEGDRALLESLRGKVAIANAKLAYQAYKKLFAGERWERLAAAGARTQRLLWASTGTKNPQYSDVLYVEELIGPDTVNTIPPATWEAFRDHGRVRPTLESDLDAAHDTLETLARVGISLTEVTDTLLVEAVRLFAEPFDKLLNSLDKKCKAVNWTRLNAQELHLSAEHRRLVEAELDDWKINGKVRRLWMRDASLWTRSDESQWLGWLGLVEDQMANLPTLMAAAADIRQHFRHVVVLGMGGSSLCPEVLRMTFGILPEAPVLHVLDSTDPAQIAELEARLDLEQTAFIVASKSGSTLEPNIFKQYFFERMKQVVGPERVGQHFIAITDPGSKLEGIARADGFRYIFAGVPSVGGRYSALSNFGMVPAAMMGIPVGEFLDLADDMVNACSYCVPIAENPGVVLGCALGILAKAGRDKLTFITSPKLWDLGAWLEQLIAESTGKQGKAILPVEGEFPSDISVYGDDRIFAYLRLDDDDNDATDAAVAAFKDAGYPVIVNRLATEMTLGQEFFRWEIATAVAGAVLGINPFDQPDVEASKVATRELTAAYERTGAFPDETPLFEADGLRLFTDPANAAALGAHDSLAGYLRAHLGRIQPGDYFALLAYLEMNALNKAHLQAIRHAVREERRVATCLGFGPRFLHSTGQAYKGGPNTGVFLQLTCDDAYDLPVPGQGYTFGIVKAAQARGDFQVLAERQRRVLRVHLGRDVAADLVKLREAIAQALAH